AACATATGGACAGAAATGATTCCGTCTACAGCCCGGTTAGAATTTATGATTCTGCCAAGATTGAGCGCCCTGGCAGAGCGGGTCTGGACCAACAAATCACTATATGAGAGCTATAGAAATAGATTAATCGCGCACTTTGGGCTCTGGAACAAAATGGGACTACGTTACCGTATGCCAGATTTAAATGGTTTTGCCGATAATCAAGTGATCATTAACGGGCAATCCACGTTGAAAATTGAGAATGAACTTCCAGAAAATGCAATACATTATACCACCGATGGTAGTCTACCAACTCAGAAAAGCCCGGTACTAAGCGATTCACTTATTGTCAAAAACGAAGGAGCCATACGTTTTGCAACGATATCTTCTTCAGGAGCAAAGAGCGAATTGTACCAGGTGAATTTCAAGAAAGACACCTGGAAAAGAGGTGTTACCGAAGATGTAAAGAATATGCGCGCAGGATTGACTGCAACGCTATTTAATGGAACATTTGCAAACACAGCTGCAATAACAGGCAAAGCGGTACGCCAGGAGATTATTAAGAATATCCATTTGAGTGATACGATTAAAATGCCTTCATTTGGCGCAAAAATTAAGGGTTATCTATATGTGAAAGAAAAGGGGATCTATAATTTCTATTTCACTTGCGATGATGGTGGAGTTTTGCGCATACATGATCAGGTGATCGTAGACAACGACGGACAACATGCTCCTATTATGAAAAGCGGACAGATCGCCTTAGAAAAAGGATATCACCCGATTAACATCGATTTCATAGAGGCCGGAGGTGGCTTTACGCTAAAACTTCAATATCGTGTTAATGCTTCCAAAGTTACCGACATACCCGACGATCATCTCTTTCATAAAAACTAAGGTTAAAAGGGGTGTCCACAACGGATACCCCTATTTTTTTATTTTACTCATATCCCCCATAGTCTCTTTCAAATATTCAATTCCCAATGGCTTACTTTTTGAAAAGCTTCTTTACCATTTACATATTGAAAACTTAATTTTTCTTTGTCATCCAGCCCATATAAATCGTTGATTGAAAAAAACGTACCGGAACCTCGAACCCCGCTTCAACACATAACGCTGCAAGCCGATCCTCAGACACATGAAAAAGCTCCTTCTCTATCCTATTCAGTCGAAGACTGATCTGCTCTTCTGGTATGTCATCGGACAATAGAAGTCTTAGAATTTTCAGATTTTCTTTAATCATGCTGCTATCTCCTGTGATATCCAAGATCACAAGTGGTGCTCCCACAACCAGTCTTTTTCCAATCTCTTTCAGTAATGTTAGTTTATTTCCATTATCTTCAAGAAAATGAAGAACCAACAATAGCGTAGCCGCATCATATTTTTTATCGTTTTTCAAATCTTGGATCAGGGCTTCAACAAGTACAACGTTAGGATATCCCTCAAGTTTCTGCCGAGCCTGTTGAATCATTTCTGGGGAGGGGTCTATCCCTGTTATATTCCATGTTTTCCCCTTTGCGACAAGCTTCTGTATCTCATTACCAGTTCCACAGCCAACAACCAGCAGTTCTCCGGGATCCGTATCTGTCAACAGCTTAGGCAAACAATCCAAAAAATAATGATAATTGGGAATCCAGGCTTCAACGAACTGATCATAGCCACTCGCTCTTTCATTCTCAAATAATTCTACTTTATTCATATCTTTAAAAATACTACTTTGAAAAAAGGCAAATCAAGTGTTACGCTATAAAGATAGCTCAATTGAACCAGTATCTCTTTTAATTAATCCTTTTCAATTGAAAAAAATTATATTAAACTAACATTCTGACCAATAACCTCTAGCCAAATTTATTGGAAATACATCCCCCAACAAAAGCCGGTAATTATTCTTAAAAAAATATTGTCTTCTGTTCTGCCATCTATACAACCAAAACTTTTACTATCTTTATTCTACTTAGCCAGAGTTATGATAACGACAAATAAAAAGCCATCTGGATGGACTAGATGCAACCAAGACAATTTGTCAAGATCAGCTCAAAAATATATTAACAATACTATATGAGCTTTTTAAATTTCTTAAAAGGACAACATAAATTAAAACAGATTGATGTTAGTGAAGACCAGGACTTTGTTGATCTGCAGTTAACGATAACCAAAAACTGGAATGATGAAAACCTAAATCATATTATCCAGGCAAAGGGGCTGTGGGGGGAAGAAACAGTCGGTATAGAAATCTCATTTCGACGCGATATGAAATTGGGTATCGTCGACACAGAAGTAGACAAGAAAAGATTTTATCGAGAAGGGATCAACTTCTATTCCATCGGGGAATTGAGTGATAATTTTGCTAAAGCTTTAAGTAGCTTATTTAAAACTGAGGCCAGCTCTTTCAAGATGCTTGACACTGTAGGCTCCACAGCATTTGTACTTAGTGGCCAACCAGAGTATTTTGACGAAGAGTATATAAAAACAAAAATTTTCTTCGACGATACAAACGAAAAAGATAGCTATGCAGAATGGTATGTGAATATTGACCTAAAAAATAGAATTCTTGAATTAAGGGAAAAGGATCAGGAGTATCGAAAAAACATCATTAATGTGTTAACAAATAACTAGCTTTTCGATAATTTAGAAATTAGTACATGTCTATTCAGCTATTAGCATTTGAGTCTGACTCCTATTCTATTCGTCAGTTATTGGAAAGCGAATTCGAATATTATAAATCAATTCGTCTAGAAGCAATTCAAACGGAGCCCACCCTATTTCGATGGGGCGATCCAGCAGAAACAGATCTGTCCGATTTGGACTGGCAAGAGCGTATAAAATATCCCCGGATTGTCTTTGGACTTTTCAAAAAAGACGATCTGATCGGGATGACCAGCATGTTATTATTAAACGATACTGAAGCATATTTTGGGCAATCTTTTATTCGTCCCAAACATCGCGGACAAGGGCTTTCAAATCTCTTGTACAAAATTAGAATGGCCTGGGTCAATCCAAAGCAGATCAAAAGGCTCATCATTAGTCATCGGGAAATCAACACGATTTCAAAAAAAGCGATCCTACGCGCAGGTTTCGAGTATAGTCACCGGGAACTCGTACAATGGCTGGATGGCACAACTGGCTACTCATTGTACTACCGCTTAGAACTTTAACACAAACCTGATCTGATGTCTGAAATAAGCTCACAATAATCATTTTATTCGATTGAAAACCTATTGCGAATATAAAGAACAAACCTCCTATATAGCAGCTGAGCTAGTCCCGTCTTTTTGATAAAGTGTGCTTCTGTAAGTGATACCCCATTTAGCTATTTCATCAATAATGGGGCCTAATGTTTTACCACAATCAGTAAGCTCATACTCCACAGTAAGCGGCTTGGTATTCAAGACGGTTCTTCTGATAAGATGGTTCATTTCCAGATCTTGCAGCTCTTTGGACAGCATCTTTGCTCCAATCCCATCAACTTCCCTTAACAATTCCATAAAACGTAGCTTTTCAAACAACATTAATGTACCAATAATGTGGAATTTCCATTTACCTGCCAAAATCTCCATGCTATCATTTATCGCCAATATCCGCGTTTTACAGCCGGTGGAGGAACTTGATAGTGCTTCCTTTTTCATTTTACTTGATCTCCTTCTATTAATTACAAAAATACTGAATTACAGCGTCACAGCGTACTATCTTTTTGGAAAGTAGTTTCTTTAAGGAAACTAATACCAAAAATAAACTATCTATAATCTACCTTTGTATTCATAAATTAAAATGGCATGATTGATGCCGACGATACAGAACAATACAAACATCTTATTAAAAAATAAAACGATTAAAAAATGAAAAAACAATTAATCTCGGGTTTAGCCCTTATTTTGTTATTCGCTTCATGTCAAAATGCAACTGGAGACAAAGCTAAAACAACATCAGCGCAAGAAGTGACTGAACAAAAAGGACAGACTTATACTGTAGAGGCTGACAAAAGTACACTAAAATGGACAGGTTACCACAAAGGTGGTTTGAATCCAAGATATGGTGTCTTAAAAAGCGATGGTACACTTTCAGCTGAAAACAATGCTATCACTGGTGGATCTTTCACGATTGATGTCAATTCAATTGTAACAGACAGTGCTTCCGTAGACCCTACGACTGCAGGTGGTAAAAAATCAACAGATTTGGATGCACACTTGAAAAGTGCGGACTTCTTTGACACAGCGAAATACCCTACAGCTAAATTTGAAATCACCAAAGTTGCTCCATTTGATGCTGCTCAAGGAAAAAGCGTTGTTGCTGATGCTACAAACACTGTCAGTGGTAACTTGACAATCAAAGACAAAACAGTAAACGTAACATTTCCTGCTAAAATTACTTTCAATGGCGAAGAAGTTACTTTTTACTCTAAATTTACGATCCAAAGACAAGATTGGGGACTTACCTACGGTACCGAAGGTAATCCTCAAGATTGGATGATCGCACAAAATGTTGACATTGAACTTAATGTTACAGCGAAAAACGCAAAATAAGATTTCTAATGGCTGATACAGCCTCCTAGAATTCTGGCTATAATCAAGTTGGCTTACAGAAGAGCCAACTTGATTATTCTTTAACCTATTCGCATCCTTAACCTACCAAATCTGTATTATTCCCCATCCTGATCCACCAATTCCATTTTCTTCTTTAGACGTTGTTTTGCTTTTTTGATTGCTTCGGTAGATACACAGAGTAGTTCACTCATGCTACTGTTGTTTAGATCCAATTTTTGTAGAGCAAGTATACGCAGATCGTTATCTGTTATTTTTGAATAGTTTTGTTTCATTTGTGACAGATAACCCGGATGGACCTTATCAAAAACATTCTTGAATTTCAGCCATCGTTCATCGGTCATGATATGTGTCTGCAACATTGCATTTAAGCTGTCGGAAACCTCAGCCATGTAAGCAGGATTTTGCACTGACACCTTCACAATCTCCTGTCGGAGCTGTTGAATAGTTGTGTCATTTTGCTTGATCGTATTGGTAAATTCGCCAAGGGAATCTTTTAAAATCAAAAGCTCTTGATCGAGTAATTGCCTCTCGTAACCAAGCTTGAGCCGGTCTTTTTCAAGAAGGGCATTTCTCATTTTGATTTTTGCCTTTGATCTGTTGATTAAGAGCAATACAATCGCAAACACCAAAATCAAACAGACCCCAATAAATTGATATGTCCGTTTGGTGTGAAGTCTTTTTTCCTCAGCAGATTGGATCGTTCGATTATATCGCTCAGTCTCGCTTTGCCAAAGAAACCTTTGGATCTCTTTATCATTTATTCTTTTTTCTAATGAATCTTTTAATATCAGATAGACATGCAATTGTTTAAGTTCTTCCTCTTTTTGATTTAAACCACGAGCAATATCAGACAATAATTTTGAGGCCTCCATCTTATATTTCAGGAAATAGGGTTTTTCCTCCATCAGGCTTATGCTGGTTACAGCATATTGCTTGGCCAGTTTCCATTCCTGAAGCACAATATACCAACTTGCCAGATTAAGGTTTGCTCGCATGGCATCCTTTCGTTCGTCAAATCGCATAGAAAGATCGATATTCTTCCGAACTAAAGCAATTGCTTTTTGCCGATCACCCGCTTTCCAAGCCTGATCTGCTAGATTACCAGAAATAATGCCAATCCATACCGAATCTTTAGCCAATTTCGCTTCCGACATCGCTCGATTGAAATAAGTAACAGCCTGATGATTAAGCGAATCATTTGCTAGATACACTGCAATGGCATTGATTAGATCCACACGTTCTCTTGATGCTGATTTCGAAAAAGGCAATGCTTCCTGTAAGTAATCAACGGCAATACTATGATCTCCAATATAACTATAAAAATTCGCGATGAATTGGTAATGCTTAACTACCAATGGTATTTTTTTGATGTCAATTTTGGATTTTAAATCATTTGCACGCAAGAAGAATGGGAATGCTTCCTTTACTTTCCGATAGACATAGTTATAGTAGCCCTGTCGTGTATTGCCTATCATTTCCAATTCAATATTAGGATGCTCTTGAAGCAATTGCTCTGCAAGCCGATAGTATTGATCAGAAACATCATTAGTCCGATCAAACGCAATCGAATACCCATCTGCCATACGCATATAATATCCCCATTTCAGTATATTATTATGTTTCCTATCGGCGAGCGTTAGAACAGGAGCCAGTGTATTTTTCAATGCAACAGTATCCTTTCCAAAGTTAGCTGGAAACTGAAGGACAGCTTCCAACTGAAGAACGGGGTCTTCAATATGCGCTATTTTTTCTATAGATTGCCCAACGGCTATATTCGTACTTTTTATCGTCAGAATCGCTAGGAACAACATACAAAATAAATAAATTTTCATTTTTAAAAAGGTCAAGTTTTTATTAAAATGGCTAACGGTAACAGGCCAACTCGTAATAGATTTAATTTCCAGATCTGCCCTATTAAAATCTGACATTACCCAAATACAGTTGGAACTCCCAATAGTTATCGGAATGACTTCATTATTTATTTAGCAAAATGGTTAATATAGACTCATAAAGCGAGGGTATAGCCCCCGATTCACTGTCGTAAATATACAATTTATCCAAGTAAGAGATCAATGCCATTTTGTTAAAAAATTGTTAGCTCATTACTTTTTTCTAGGATTGGCGGTATATCTGTCTATTTTATACCATTATCGAAATGTGTTTATATTTGTATATGGAGATATCAATACGAAAAGGAATATTAAGCGAATTGCCCCAAATAAAAGAACTATTTGCGGGAACAATTGCTTCAGTATGTCAGATTGATTATAATGCAGAACAAATCGAGGTATGGAAATCTTCGATCAATAACATTGAACGATGGAATAATTTAATCAAAAATCAATATTTTATTGTCGCAGAGATAGACAAACAAATCGTCGGTTTTGCTTCATTGGATCATGGCAACTACATCGATATGTTATACGTACACAAAGATTTTCAGCGACAGGGCATTGCACAACGGTTATATGACCACTTGGAGCATAAGTCTAAATATTCAAATATGGAGACGCTAACAGCAGATGTCAGTAAAACGGCTAAACCATTTTTTGAACGTAATGGTTTTACAACAATTGTCAGACAGGTGCAAGTTCGGTCAGCCGTTGAAATTGTCAATTACAAAATGCAAAAGACTTTTTAACATCGACTGGTCTAGCTGAATATCAAAACTTCTCACCATATGCTATGATTTCGGTTTCCATAAGCAAAAGCTGGTGTTCAGCATTTTTTAATCGTGCGGTCGCCCTGCCATTTTGGGTATCTACGATAATTTCCATCTCAGCCTTTATATTTTTATCGCGATCAAAAAAAGCTTTGAATTTTTTAAAAACATCCGTTTCATCAAATTCAAAATTTACAGCACAACGGTTTTGATTTTTATCATACCATTTGATATATATATGCTGTGGAATTCCCCTTTTTTCAACTGTTACATTTTGTATTCTTTCATCGAAAGCAAAACGTTCAGCATTAAAATACTGAAAAATAACATCATACGTTTTTATTTCTGGAGCGATCACAAACTTTGGATTCCAGGTATAAGCTGTCCTTAGTTTATTCCAATAATCATCAGGAACAGGTTGATTTTTTTTTGCTATTTGTATTGCCAAAGGGATGATCATTGTATCTGTCAAGACCTTATTGCGCCACTCCTGATTAAATAAATCACCATAAACCAGCTCCTTACTATCAGAAACCTTCTGGCCAAAATCGATTTTCTTCGCCTGATAATGACCTATTTCGACCTGACGATACCCCGATCCTCCAGCCCATATTACCAGTCCTCCACCAGGTGCAAACCCGAAAATAATCTTGTCATAATGCTCCTCAACATCACTAGTTGCCCTTCTTTCTACATAGGGTTGTTTAAAAAGTGTAAGCAATTTATTATAATCTATTGCGTCATGGAATTGGTAGAAAGCATTCTCTGAAAACGAATACCAAGTAACATCAATTGCCTTGGGCAACGACATCATACTTTTATAGGTTTCGGCCCCTGCCTCCCCCCATTTTGCATGATAATTCACTGTATTTCCCTCACTAAATGTAAACTCATAATCCTCATCTTTCGGGAAAATGAATGTCCCTTTGTAGAGTTGTACCGGATAACCTGTTGGATTACTCATTGCACCAGCCCATTCAAATCGACCTTCTTTTAAATTATCTGCCTGATCTCGCCGCTCCCGTTCAGCTTCCCTAACCTCACGGCCAACAGTCGAAAAAATAGACACAAGCACACTAATTAAAATATAGCCCAAAAATGTTAGTATCAACGCTGTCCACGATCTTAAGCCCCAAACGAACGTAATGCTACTGAACAAACTCAAAAAAATACTCAAAATTAAAATCAAAGGGAACATTTCCAAAATTACTCCTCCTAGATCAGCATATATCTTGTGTTCATATTCGTCGCCTAGTGTACTGACAAAAAGCAACACTGGTAACAGTGTGGAAAATAAAAAGTAATATAAAAAACTATAAATACCTTCAAAGGCAATATTGGGTTTGTCAAATACATTGATTTTTTTTCGAAGCTTATTAAAATGAAAATAAATAAGGGTAATTAAAAGAAAATAGGGCGAAACACAGAATGCCCCATAAACCAAGTTCATATCAGCATCTTGCGTTAACAACATTGCCAATAATCCCAAAATAGTCACAACAAAGGCTGAAATTGTAGCTTTAAGAACCATGTATAGATTTTATTATTTATTGATAATAATATATAGCAGTATCCTGTCTACATTTTGCTTCAAATTCACAATTTGAAAAACAAGAACAACTTTACTCAAAAGTAATAAGAAATGAAATTATAAGTACACAACAATTCATATTCAAAGCAAACCAATACATATTCGTTCTATTTTTTATACCATTTAAGAACTCGATATTCGCAATGCTAAAAAAGAAAACAGATCATTTTGTTATCTTAGCCCATGAACAGAAAATACGAGTTATGCATTTGACGATTAGACCCGCACAACAACTTGATGCCGCAGTTGTACCTGAAATCATGTTAGAGGCGATGGAAGATATCATCTTTCGATTTATACAAAAGGAAGACAAAAAAGAAGCAATACATTTTTTAACCGATCTTTTCCAACAGACCGAAAATCTATATAGCCATGAAAATACTTTTGTTGCTGTAGATCCCGAAGGCAATGTTATGGGATCATTGACTGGATATGATGGAGATCATTTTCTTGCGCTACGACAACCAATACTGGAACTCATGCAAAAACAATACGCCAATGATCTAATCCCTGAACCGGAAACAGCAGGACAGGAATTTTACATAGATTCTGTTGCTGTCTCCACTGCTGCCAGAGGCCAGGGGTTAGGAACTGAGCTATTGAAACATGCAATAAAACATGCCAAAAATCAAGGTTTCAAACAGATAGGACTATTGGTTGATCTAGACAACCCGAATGCTAAGAAGCTTTATGAACGCCTTGGTTTCACTTTAGGAAACAAAATGCCTTTTGTCGGTGGGGAATACTATCATATGTATATTCAATTTGTTTAGGTTAATCTACAACATCCAGTTCGTGAAAACCATCAACATTATTATTCGAATATTGGTTTCTTCCAAAACACTAAAATTGTTAACTCAATAAATTGGTCAAAATAGAACACAGAACAATTTATAAGCCTATCTTATTTATAAATACCACAAGGATTAATATAAAAGATCTAAAAAGGAATTCTTAAAATTCCCTATTTTTGCGCAGATCAACATGAAAAATCAACTTCATCGGCAACTCCGTATTTACAGATATGTTATCTATCGGGAAACCTTAATAGATCCCTGGGAACATTTTTGGTCTTTTATTGGTGCATTCGTAGGCATATTTATCATCGCTTTTATTCAATCGCTTCATTTCCCACCATTGGAGAATGTTTTCCTGATCGGATCATTTGGTGCCTCCTCTGTTTTGGTTTATGGAGCCATACAAAGCCCACTTGCGCAACCTCGAAATTTAATCGGTGGTCATGTGGTTTCAGCAATAGCTGGAGTTACCGTAGCACAGCTACTCCCCGATATCATCTGGCTTACAGCCCCCTTTGCT
The window above is part of the Sphingobacterium sp. ML3W genome. Proteins encoded here:
- a CDS encoding class I SAM-dependent methyltransferase, with protein sequence MNKVELFENERASGYDQFVEAWIPNYHYFLDCLPKLLTDTDPGELLVVGCGTGNEIQKLVAKGKTWNITGIDPSPEMIQQARQKLEGYPNVVLVEALIQDLKNDKKYDAATLLLVLHFLEDNGNKLTLLKEIGKRLVVGAPLVILDITGDSSMIKENLKILRLLLSDDIPEEQISLRLNRIEKELFHVSEDRLAALCVEAGFEVPVRFFQSTIYMGWMTKKN
- a CDS encoding GNAT family N-acetyltransferase — its product is MSIQLLAFESDSYSIRQLLESEFEYYKSIRLEAIQTEPTLFRWGDPAETDLSDLDWQERIKYPRIVFGLFKKDDLIGMTSMLLLNDTEAYFGQSFIRPKHRGQGLSNLLYKIRMAWVNPKQIKRLIISHREINTISKKAILRAGFEYSHRELVQWLDGTTGYSLYYRLEL
- a CDS encoding helix-turn-helix domain-containing protein; this encodes MKKEALSSSSTGCKTRILAINDSMEILAGKWKFHIIGTLMLFEKLRFMELLREVDGIGAKMLSKELQDLEMNHLIRRTVLNTKPLTVEYELTDCGKTLGPIIDEIAKWGITYRSTLYQKDGTSSAAI
- a CDS encoding YceI family protein, which gives rise to MKKQLISGLALILLFASCQNATGDKAKTTSAQEVTEQKGQTYTVEADKSTLKWTGYHKGGLNPRYGVLKSDGTLSAENNAITGGSFTIDVNSIVTDSASVDPTTAGGKKSTDLDAHLKSADFFDTAKYPTAKFEITKVAPFDAAQGKSVVADATNTVSGNLTIKDKTVNVTFPAKITFNGEEVTFYSKFTIQRQDWGLTYGTEGNPQDWMIAQNVDIELNVTAKNAK
- a CDS encoding GNAT family N-acetyltransferase, with product MEISIRKGILSELPQIKELFAGTIASVCQIDYNAEQIEVWKSSINNIERWNNLIKNQYFIVAEIDKQIVGFASLDHGNYIDMLYVHKDFQRQGIAQRLYDHLEHKSKYSNMETLTADVSKTAKPFFERNGFTTIVRQVQVRSAVEIVNYKMQKTF
- a CDS encoding DUF2931 family protein — protein: MVLKATISAFVVTILGLLAMLLTQDADMNLVYGAFCVSPYFLLITLIYFHFNKLRKKINVFDKPNIAFEGIYSFLYYFLFSTLLPVLLFVSTLGDEYEHKIYADLGGVILEMFPLILILSIFLSLFSSITFVWGLRSWTALILTFLGYILISVLVSIFSTVGREVREAERERRDQADNLKEGRFEWAGAMSNPTGYPVQLYKGTFIFPKDEDYEFTFSEGNTVNYHAKWGEAGAETYKSMMSLPKAIDVTWYSFSENAFYQFHDAIDYNKLLTLFKQPYVERRATSDVEEHYDKIIFGFAPGGGLVIWAGGSGYRQVEIGHYQAKKIDFGQKVSDSKELVYGDLFNQEWRNKVLTDTMIIPLAIQIAKKNQPVPDDYWNKLRTAYTWNPKFVIAPEIKTYDVIFQYFNAERFAFDERIQNVTVEKRGIPQHIYIKWYDKNQNRCAVNFEFDETDVFKKFKAFFDRDKNIKAEMEIIVDTQNGRATARLKNAEHQLLLMETEIIAYGEKF
- a CDS encoding GNAT family N-acetyltransferase; translation: MLKKKTDHFVILAHEQKIRVMHLTIRPAQQLDAAVVPEIMLEAMEDIIFRFIQKEDKKEAIHFLTDLFQQTENLYSHENTFVAVDPEGNVMGSLTGYDGDHFLALRQPILELMQKQYANDLIPEPETAGQEFYIDSVAVSTAARGQGLGTELLKHAIKHAKNQGFKQIGLLVDLDNPNAKKLYERLGFTLGNKMPFVGGEYYHMYIQFV
- a CDS encoding HPP family protein; the protein is MKNQLHRQLRIYRYVIYRETLIDPWEHFWSFIGAFVGIFIIAFIQSLHFPPLENVFLIGSFGASSVLVYGAIQSPLAQPRNLIGGHVVSAIAGVTVAQLLPDIIWLTAPFAVALSIVCMQHTRTLHPPGGATALIAVSSGTKISSLGYWYVLSPVLSGCLILFIVALIFNNITKNRHYPVKRSRLRRSRRQHLKSRFERTKGTST